A window from Polyangium spumosum encodes these proteins:
- a CDS encoding RNA recognition motif domain-containing protein: protein MGNRLYVGNLSYSTTREALEQAFSAAGEVREIAMPTDRETGQPRGFAFVTMGSASAATNAISQLNGMMLDGRTLKVNEAQERPPREGGGGGGRSFGGGGGGGFGGGGGRGGGGGYGGGGGGRGGRGGGGRDRY from the coding sequence ATGGGAAATCGTCTCTACGTAGGCAACCTCTCCTACAGCACCACCCGCGAAGCCCTCGAGCAGGCGTTCTCGGCTGCCGGTGAAGTCCGCGAGATCGCGATGCCGACCGACCGTGAGACCGGTCAGCCGCGCGGTTTTGCGTTCGTCACGATGGGCTCGGCGAGCGCGGCGACCAACGCCATCTCGCAGCTCAACGGGATGATGCTCGACGGCCGCACGCTCAAGGTCAACGAGGCCCAGGAGCGCCCCCCGCGTGAGGGTGGCGGCGGCGGCGGTCGCAGCTTCGGCGGCGGCGGTGGTGGCGGCTTCGGCGGCGGCGGCGGCCGTGGCGGCGGCGGCGGCTACGGCGGCGGCGGCGGTGGCCGCGGCGGTCGTGGCGGCGGCGGTCGTGACCGTTACTGA
- a CDS encoding serine/threonine-protein kinase translates to MTFVPGATPEAGPVCLGPRRGTRCLACGRRVPVDGCPEHGPGAEEITPEPAEPPAPVFPGYEVTGTLGRGGFGVVYAARRLEDGRRVAIKLAHPDVPEAAPRLVREASVMRAVGPPYVPAFFALDELASSGTYVIMELVAERTLADHLLARAGPLPARDAIVLGLAILRALEAIHARGYVHRDLKPENVLVDADGKRAVLLDFGITYAVAAEAAALTAAGAVVGTTEYMAPESCEGRRALDARADIYAMGVLLYEMLTGRPPFFGPAAIVREGHASQRPPPPTAVAPPPFARSIPPSIEELVLRCLAKDPAERPPSAAYLRASLAAALALPDEESPVLAVPALDPPPGAKAPKTAERRVVCVACFASTLDAIALRRALEPFGAQIVYASAGRYVAAFGHEVDENPARRALEAARALTEQGACERVGLDLAAVAVHLGPDGSRRILAPRIAREDRFPKPSAPPGVSLSTAARAVLEASGVTPDLAPMYLDGEETPPASSSETTDATSSRGAIPASGRERVLDALAELGRQAIEEARPSVALVLAEAGCGKSFLKRALTSRIAQVLPGTRIIAFSAHEPVHGAGGSGVRELLQRALALPDEAPADGGRELLAARLGPARHAEAGASVALSLGWISKGSGATITGADGLHAIEAAPGALRTLLTASVGEAIRRRAIEEPLCVILDDVHFADDATLAILDLAVRAEARAPLFVCALGRPSFEQDHPSWGARASRRVIHRLGPLDPASAAALCRELLRPAENVPESAVARIAARAEGVPLLLVELVRGLKAQGIVRKHPSGSGYFLATDELDDLPDLPLIEWLAHRDLDALPPAARAHACLAAVLGAEVTIAEMQGVLGRLDRMSAGGDFPLDARVGSERLVAAGLLARQGAGRYAFRHALVREAIARSVPEAQRARIHLAAAAYFQQASGWDGGAEPSGDEPHLAQLAHHATHAGERALGERAYLALAEAARARHDWLDAERCYTRALESLGASAGAVSSARPMPGQAELVPRTPGLRPRALRGRGLMRYRLGRYQDALDDLALARALAAREASADDPLAAVEILLDEATVLDWMADYEASRERVVAALGLLSDAPPPVLLARLLLGQGLSLVRFSREDEAVPLFERAIEVADTIGYEAYEPRIVALTMLGFVLPALGRLAEAERAIARAIDLCESHGDDLHLASVVNARALLAALVGDKARMVADFERVAWLGRELGQDWLEILAHHNLGEYLYLWDDLDAAEPHAARALALEVRHTGGAPRPVIALLDGRLRHFRGDLVGAREAAARIREQAGPALPVPAEDVLCVMLELATSDADDAAWDALEARSREFSMGQERLEVTEARGLSALRRGCPAEARRHFERALEIGRALPNVMAPRIERLLARTRADEATLPS, encoded by the coding sequence ATGACGTTCGTCCCCGGCGCGACGCCCGAAGCGGGCCCGGTCTGCCTGGGCCCGAGGCGAGGCACCCGATGCCTCGCGTGCGGGCGGCGCGTGCCGGTGGACGGATGCCCCGAGCACGGCCCGGGGGCAGAGGAGATCACGCCCGAGCCTGCCGAGCCGCCCGCGCCGGTGTTTCCGGGCTACGAGGTCACGGGCACGCTCGGTCGCGGGGGCTTCGGCGTGGTGTACGCGGCGCGGCGCCTCGAAGACGGGAGGCGCGTCGCCATCAAGCTCGCCCATCCCGACGTGCCCGAGGCCGCGCCGCGCCTCGTCCGCGAGGCCTCGGTGATGCGCGCGGTCGGCCCACCCTACGTGCCAGCGTTCTTCGCGCTCGATGAGCTCGCGTCCTCGGGGACGTACGTGATCATGGAGCTCGTCGCCGAGAGGACACTCGCCGATCACCTGCTCGCCCGCGCGGGGCCGCTGCCGGCGCGCGACGCGATCGTCCTCGGGCTCGCCATCCTGCGCGCGCTCGAGGCCATCCACGCGCGAGGCTACGTGCACCGCGATCTGAAGCCGGAGAACGTCCTCGTCGACGCCGACGGCAAACGCGCGGTGCTCCTCGATTTCGGCATCACGTACGCCGTCGCGGCAGAGGCCGCCGCGCTCACCGCGGCAGGCGCCGTCGTGGGCACGACCGAGTACATGGCGCCCGAGTCGTGCGAGGGGCGCCGCGCCCTGGACGCGCGCGCCGACATCTACGCGATGGGCGTCTTGCTGTATGAGATGCTCACGGGGCGCCCGCCGTTCTTCGGCCCCGCGGCGATCGTGCGCGAGGGCCACGCGAGCCAGAGGCCGCCGCCCCCGACGGCCGTCGCCCCGCCGCCGTTCGCGCGGTCGATCCCGCCGTCGATCGAGGAGCTCGTGCTCCGTTGCCTCGCCAAGGATCCCGCCGAGCGGCCCCCGTCGGCCGCGTACCTGCGCGCGAGCCTCGCGGCCGCGCTCGCGCTCCCGGACGAGGAGAGCCCCGTCCTCGCAGTGCCCGCGCTCGATCCGCCGCCCGGCGCGAAGGCGCCGAAGACCGCCGAGCGCCGCGTCGTGTGTGTCGCGTGTTTCGCCTCGACGCTCGACGCGATCGCCCTGCGGCGCGCGCTCGAGCCGTTCGGCGCGCAGATCGTGTACGCGTCCGCGGGCCGGTACGTCGCGGCCTTCGGTCACGAGGTCGACGAGAACCCCGCGCGGCGCGCGCTCGAGGCGGCGCGCGCGCTCACGGAGCAGGGCGCCTGCGAGCGCGTCGGGCTCGATCTCGCGGCCGTCGCGGTGCACCTCGGCCCCGATGGATCCCGCCGCATCCTGGCGCCGCGTATCGCCCGGGAGGACCGGTTCCCGAAGCCCTCGGCGCCGCCCGGCGTCTCGCTCTCGACGGCCGCGCGCGCGGTGCTCGAGGCCTCCGGCGTCACGCCCGATCTCGCGCCGATGTACCTCGACGGCGAGGAGACGCCGCCCGCGTCGTCGAGCGAGACCACCGACGCCACCTCCTCGCGTGGTGCGATCCCGGCCTCCGGGCGCGAGCGTGTGCTCGACGCGCTGGCGGAGCTCGGGCGTCAGGCGATCGAGGAGGCGCGCCCGTCGGTCGCCCTCGTGCTCGCCGAGGCGGGGTGCGGCAAGAGCTTCCTGAAGCGCGCCCTCACCTCGCGGATCGCGCAGGTCTTGCCCGGGACGCGGATCATCGCGTTCTCCGCGCACGAGCCGGTGCACGGCGCGGGCGGGAGCGGCGTGCGCGAGCTCTTGCAGCGCGCCCTCGCCTTGCCCGACGAGGCCCCCGCGGACGGCGGTCGGGAGCTGCTCGCGGCGAGGCTCGGGCCCGCGCGCCACGCCGAGGCCGGCGCGAGCGTGGCGCTCTCGCTCGGGTGGATCTCGAAGGGCAGCGGCGCCACGATCACGGGCGCGGACGGCCTCCACGCGATCGAGGCCGCGCCGGGCGCGCTGCGGACGCTGCTCACGGCGAGCGTGGGCGAGGCGATCCGGCGCAGGGCGATCGAGGAGCCGCTCTGCGTGATCCTCGACGACGTGCACTTCGCCGACGACGCGACGCTCGCGATCCTGGATCTCGCCGTGCGGGCCGAGGCGCGCGCGCCGCTCTTCGTGTGCGCGCTCGGCAGGCCGTCGTTCGAGCAGGACCACCCGTCGTGGGGCGCGCGCGCGAGCCGCCGCGTCATCCATCGCCTCGGTCCGCTCGACCCCGCGAGCGCCGCCGCGCTCTGCCGCGAGCTCTTGCGGCCCGCGGAGAACGTGCCGGAGTCGGCGGTCGCGCGGATCGCCGCGCGGGCAGAGGGCGTGCCGCTCCTGCTCGTCGAGCTCGTGCGTGGGCTCAAGGCCCAGGGGATCGTCCGCAAGCACCCCTCGGGCAGCGGGTATTTCCTGGCCACGGACGAGCTCGACGATCTGCCGGATCTGCCGCTCATCGAGTGGCTCGCGCACCGCGATCTCGACGCGCTCCCGCCCGCGGCGCGCGCGCACGCTTGCCTCGCCGCCGTGCTCGGCGCGGAGGTGACGATCGCGGAGATGCAAGGCGTGCTCGGGCGGCTCGATCGGATGAGCGCGGGCGGAGACTTCCCGCTCGACGCGCGGGTCGGCTCGGAGCGGCTCGTCGCGGCGGGGCTGCTCGCGCGGCAAGGCGCGGGGCGGTACGCGTTCCGGCACGCGCTCGTGCGCGAGGCGATCGCGCGTTCGGTGCCGGAGGCCCAGCGCGCCCGGATCCACCTCGCCGCCGCCGCGTATTTCCAGCAAGCCTCGGGGTGGGACGGCGGCGCAGAGCCGAGCGGCGACGAGCCCCACCTCGCGCAGCTCGCGCACCACGCGACCCACGCAGGCGAGCGCGCCCTCGGCGAACGGGCGTACCTCGCGCTCGCCGAAGCCGCGCGGGCGCGGCACGACTGGCTCGACGCCGAGCGGTGTTACACGCGCGCCCTCGAGTCGTTGGGCGCGAGCGCGGGGGCCGTCTCCTCCGCCAGACCCATGCCGGGACAAGCCGAGCTCGTTCCCCGCACGCCCGGGCTCCGGCCGCGGGCCTTGCGGGGGCGGGGCCTCATGCGTTATCGGCTCGGCCGCTACCAGGACGCGCTCGACGACCTCGCCCTTGCCCGTGCCCTCGCCGCGCGCGAGGCCTCCGCCGACGATCCTCTCGCGGCGGTGGAGATCCTGCTCGACGAGGCCACCGTCCTCGACTGGATGGCCGACTACGAGGCCTCGCGCGAGCGTGTCGTCGCGGCCCTCGGGCTGCTCTCGGACGCGCCGCCGCCCGTGCTCCTCGCTCGCCTCCTGCTCGGCCAGGGTTTGTCGCTCGTCCGCTTCAGCCGCGAGGACGAGGCCGTCCCGCTCTTCGAGCGCGCGATCGAGGTAGCGGACACGATCGGGTACGAGGCCTACGAGCCGCGGATCGTCGCGCTCACCATGCTCGGCTTCGTGCTCCCGGCGCTCGGCCGCCTCGCGGAGGCCGAGCGGGCGATCGCGCGGGCGATCGACCTGTGCGAGTCGCACGGCGACGACCTGCACCTCGCCAGCGTGGTCAACGCGCGGGCGCTGCTCGCGGCGCTCGTGGGGGACAAGGCGCGTATGGTCGCCGATTTCGAGCGGGTGGCCTGGCTCGGCCGCGAGCTCGGCCAGGATTGGCTGGAGATCCTCGCGCACCACAACCTCGGCGAGTACCTCTACCTCTGGGACGATCTCGACGCGGCCGAGCCCCACGCGGCGCGCGCGCTCGCGCTCGAGGTGCGGCACACGGGCGGCGCGCCTCGGCCGGTGATCGCCTTGCTCGACGGGCGCCTGCGCCATTTCCGCGGCGACCTCGTGGGCGCGCGCGAGGCGGCGGCGCGTATCCGCGAGCAGGCGGGCCCCGCGCTCCCCGTGCCGGCGGAGGACGTGCTCTGCGTCATGCTCGAGCTCGCCACGTCGGACGCGGACGACGCGGCCTGGGACGCGCTCGAGGCGCGCTCGCGCGAGTTCTCCATGGGGCAGGAGCGCCTGGAGGTGACGGAGGCGCGGGGGCTCTCGGCGCTTCGGCGCGGCTGCCCGGCCGAGGCGCGCCGCCATTTCGAGCGCGCGCTGGAGATCGGCCGGGCGCTCCCGAACGTCATGGCGCCCCGGATCGAGCGCCTCCTCGCGCGGACACGGGCGGACGAGGCCACGTTGCCGTCGTAA
- a CDS encoding serine/threonine-protein kinase, which yields MAMARMNDKTTQPHGKVEEVGRTREIRPGTIVGDYVIEDLASSGGHGSVYRARHQAKGDRVAIKVMHPSLMALPRMAERFVREVEVILRLHHPNIVEVHELGTLPDGTPWYVMEYLEGTTLRNYLGARGRLAPDEALSILEPVCAALTAAHEDGIVHRDVKASNIMIHEGPPRVVKLLDFGIAKLLAPEPGRAGLTSIGQQLGTPSIMAPEQILCGPIDARTDIYALGALLHVLLTGRPPFESNAQGDLVEQHLAAPPPRPSLRAPVSPALDAIVLRCLEKKPDRRFESVGAFLDALREAVSAGRSEETPHHETELCAVGIHVDLRFPEGADETDETLVVALAQTLERAEDCMRSGGFLLVTVTSTQLLGVRLLSADPVHAKTERRSAVQFALTLHAALQQQDEGSAVHANVAIHVDAVNVRTGAELDIASGDLARTEAWAPQGNVDALVATSAAIEGLSGSAGGFFLEPGPSGTTLVRRAATRRSKPSLTMVSGQGRPGT from the coding sequence ATGGCCATGGCGAGGATGAACGACAAGACCACGCAGCCTCACGGCAAGGTCGAGGAGGTCGGGCGAACGCGCGAGATCCGGCCGGGCACGATCGTCGGGGATTACGTGATCGAGGACCTCGCCTCGTCGGGCGGCCACGGATCGGTCTATCGAGCGCGCCACCAGGCGAAAGGCGACCGCGTCGCCATCAAGGTGATGCACCCGTCGCTCATGGCGCTGCCGCGTATGGCCGAGCGATTCGTGCGGGAGGTGGAGGTCATCCTGCGCCTGCACCACCCGAACATCGTCGAGGTGCACGAGCTCGGGACGCTCCCCGACGGCACGCCCTGGTACGTGATGGAGTACCTCGAGGGCACGACGCTGCGAAATTACCTCGGCGCCCGCGGCAGGCTCGCGCCCGACGAGGCGCTCTCGATCCTCGAGCCCGTCTGCGCCGCGCTCACGGCCGCGCACGAGGACGGCATCGTGCACAGGGACGTGAAGGCGAGCAACATCATGATCCACGAGGGCCCGCCGCGCGTGGTGAAGCTCCTCGATTTCGGCATCGCCAAGCTTCTCGCGCCCGAGCCGGGCCGCGCCGGGCTCACCTCGATCGGCCAGCAGCTCGGCACGCCCTCGATCATGGCGCCCGAGCAGATCCTTTGTGGTCCCATCGACGCGCGCACCGACATCTACGCGCTCGGCGCGCTCCTGCACGTCCTGCTCACGGGTCGCCCGCCCTTCGAATCCAACGCGCAGGGCGACCTCGTCGAGCAGCACCTCGCGGCGCCTCCGCCGCGCCCGAGCCTGCGCGCCCCCGTGAGCCCCGCCCTCGACGCCATCGTGCTCCGTTGCCTCGAGAAGAAGCCCGACCGGCGCTTCGAATCCGTCGGCGCCTTCCTCGACGCGCTCCGCGAGGCCGTCAGCGCCGGCCGATCGGAGGAGACCCCGCACCACGAGACCGAGCTCTGCGCGGTCGGGATCCACGTGGACCTGCGCTTCCCCGAGGGCGCGGACGAGACCGACGAGACGCTCGTCGTCGCGCTCGCGCAGACCCTCGAGCGCGCGGAGGACTGCATGCGCTCGGGTGGCTTCTTGCTCGTCACCGTGACGAGCACGCAGCTCCTCGGGGTCCGCCTGCTCTCGGCCGATCCGGTGCACGCGAAGACCGAGCGCCGCTCGGCCGTGCAGTTCGCCCTGACGCTACACGCCGCCCTGCAGCAGCAGGACGAAGGGAGCGCGGTGCACGCGAACGTGGCCATCCACGTGGACGCGGTGAACGTGCGGACGGGCGCGGAGCTCGACATCGCCTCGGGTGACCTCGCGCGCACGGAGGCATGGGCGCCGCAGGGCAACGTGGACGCGCTCGTGGCCACGAGCGCCGCCATCGAAGGCCTCAGCGGCAGCGCGGGTGGTTTCTTCCTGGAGCCGGGGCCGAGCGGCACGACGCTCGTCCGGCGGGCCGCGACGCGCCGCTCGAAGCCCTCGCTCACGATGGTGTCCGGTCAGGGCAGGCCGGGGACCTGA
- a CDS encoding DNA methyltransferase yields MDVAAFVDKWSASGASERANKDLFLAELCDVLGVPRPEPATGDPARDRYVFEKPIPMTHEGGKVTTKRADLYKHGCFLLEAKQAVAAGTKAKSGKAQRGTASWDLAMDDAYGQAIGYVRALDVPPPFLVVCDIGYVFELYADFDGSRRWLAFPNAQNRRIYLRDLAKHVDTLRAVFTDPLSLDPSRRAAVVTREVAEDLAELARTLEEKNPPEAVAKFLMRCIFTMFAEWVELLPSRPFTTGLEHYWLLNPRSFPATIEGLWQAMNDGTPFGFVGKLLRFNGGLFKQPTGLSLSKESLALLLMAARRDWSEVDPAIFGTLLERALNPKERHKLGAHYTPRAYVERLIRPTIEEPLREEWENVRTAARKLYQSGKEKEARAAARAYHTKLCETRVLDPACGSGNFLYVTLDLFKRLESEVLALLNDLGERQELLHAEGIRVSPGQFLGIEVKPWAKEIAELVLWIGYLQWHFRTYGKLTPPPEPVLRDFRNIECRDAVLAWDDVELVRDTKGKPVTRWDGETMKKHPVTGEDVPDEKATVPEYRYVNPRKAHWPEADFIAGNPPFVANRNMRSFFGDGYVEALRTAYPEIRDAVDYVMYFWWRAASSVGTRAVRRSGLITTNSIRMVQNQRAVRQVLASNCKLVFAIPDHPWPDDPANAKVRISMTVVSHKDDPASPRLLLTPMHDRVARGQDRGAVVAESDLRVVDVSAISADLSPQIDVSELRDLRATEQLDSAGMKPYAKGLVISSDLARKLLPDAKVRARYAPQYRNGQDIGQVPRGVHVLDLFGLSEASLRTTLPAAYQHVYTHVRPGRLLERNQRLRDEWWLFEANRPQLREAIKGLKRYIVTVENSPVRVFVFLDSDVLPDQKLRVIATADAFVLGVLSSRPHAIFANRLGGRQGVGNTPVYNTRCFRKFPFPTPTDKTMRCIKDLGESLDAHRKQQQAAHPALALTDMYNVLEKLRSGEALTDKERAIHDKGLVSVLKQLHDDLDAAVFEAYGWPSDLTDEQILEKLVALNAERAAEETRGLVRWLRPAFQNPSGTKAATQTTIATVEEATDEEETPAAASPKVKPWPKKLPEQIAAVRDRVGALRGAFTADDVAAGFKGAKKADVADLLDGLAALGVVVAMERGKRWKVTRLRAVS; encoded by the coding sequence ATGGACGTAGCCGCCTTCGTCGACAAGTGGAGCGCCTCCGGCGCCTCCGAGCGCGCCAACAAGGACCTCTTCCTCGCGGAGCTCTGCGACGTGCTGGGCGTGCCCCGACCCGAGCCGGCCACGGGGGACCCGGCTCGCGATCGGTACGTGTTCGAGAAGCCGATCCCGATGACGCACGAGGGCGGCAAGGTCACGACGAAGCGCGCGGACCTGTACAAGCACGGTTGCTTCCTGCTGGAGGCGAAGCAGGCGGTCGCGGCGGGGACGAAGGCGAAGAGCGGCAAGGCGCAGCGGGGGACGGCGTCCTGGGATCTCGCGATGGACGACGCGTACGGGCAGGCGATCGGATACGTGAGAGCGCTCGACGTGCCGCCGCCGTTCCTGGTCGTCTGCGACATCGGCTACGTGTTCGAGCTTTACGCCGACTTCGACGGCTCGCGCCGGTGGCTGGCGTTCCCGAACGCGCAGAACCGGAGGATCTACCTCCGCGATCTGGCGAAGCACGTGGACACCCTGCGCGCGGTCTTCACGGATCCGCTTTCGCTCGATCCCTCACGGCGGGCCGCAGTGGTGACGCGCGAGGTCGCCGAGGATCTCGCGGAGCTCGCGCGGACACTGGAGGAGAAGAACCCGCCCGAGGCCGTGGCCAAGTTCCTCATGCGCTGCATCTTCACGATGTTCGCCGAGTGGGTCGAGCTCCTGCCGTCGCGGCCCTTCACGACGGGCCTGGAGCATTACTGGCTCTTGAACCCGCGGTCCTTTCCCGCGACGATCGAGGGGCTGTGGCAGGCGATGAACGATGGCACGCCGTTCGGATTCGTTGGAAAGCTCCTCCGATTCAATGGCGGGCTCTTCAAGCAGCCGACGGGCCTGTCGCTCTCCAAGGAGTCGCTCGCGCTCTTGCTCATGGCCGCGCGGCGAGACTGGTCCGAAGTGGACCCGGCCATCTTCGGGACGCTGCTCGAACGCGCCTTGAACCCGAAGGAGCGGCACAAGCTCGGGGCGCATTACACGCCCCGCGCCTACGTCGAGCGGTTGATCCGTCCGACGATCGAGGAGCCGCTGCGCGAGGAGTGGGAGAACGTGCGGACGGCGGCGCGCAAGCTTTATCAGAGCGGCAAGGAGAAGGAGGCTCGCGCGGCGGCAAGGGCTTATCACACGAAGCTCTGCGAGACACGTGTCCTCGATCCGGCGTGCGGGTCGGGGAACTTCCTTTACGTGACTCTCGATCTCTTCAAGCGGCTGGAGAGCGAGGTTCTTGCGCTGCTCAACGACCTCGGGGAGCGGCAGGAGCTCCTGCATGCGGAGGGGATCCGCGTGAGCCCCGGGCAGTTCCTGGGGATCGAGGTGAAGCCGTGGGCGAAGGAGATCGCGGAGCTGGTGCTCTGGATCGGTTACCTGCAATGGCACTTCCGGACGTACGGGAAGCTGACGCCGCCGCCGGAGCCGGTGCTTCGAGACTTTCGGAACATCGAGTGCCGGGACGCGGTGCTCGCGTGGGATGACGTGGAGCTCGTGCGGGACACGAAGGGCAAGCCCGTGACGCGGTGGGACGGGGAGACGATGAAGAAGCACCCCGTCACGGGGGAGGACGTGCCGGATGAGAAGGCGACGGTGCCGGAGTATCGGTACGTGAACCCGCGGAAGGCGCACTGGCCCGAGGCCGATTTTATTGCAGGCAATCCGCCGTTTGTTGCCAACAGGAACATGCGTAGTTTCTTCGGGGATGGCTATGTGGAGGCGCTCCGCACGGCGTACCCTGAGATCCGAGACGCTGTCGATTATGTCATGTATTTCTGGTGGCGTGCGGCTAGTTCGGTAGGCACACGAGCGGTACGCCGGTCAGGTTTGATTACGACCAACAGCATTCGCATGGTCCAGAACCAACGCGCTGTTCGCCAGGTGCTTGCCTCCAATTGCAAGCTGGTGTTCGCCATACCGGACCATCCCTGGCCAGATGATCCCGCCAATGCCAAGGTGCGCATATCGATGACAGTCGTGTCCCATAAGGACGATCCTGCGTCGCCTCGGCTATTGTTGACGCCCATGCATGATCGGGTGGCACGAGGCCAGGATCGAGGCGCCGTCGTAGCAGAGTCGGACCTTCGTGTCGTGGATGTGTCAGCAATCTCTGCTGACCTCTCGCCGCAGATTGACGTTTCGGAACTTCGGGATCTGCGTGCCACCGAGCAACTCGACAGCGCGGGCATGAAGCCCTATGCAAAGGGGCTCGTCATCTCGTCCGACCTTGCACGCAAGCTCCTTCCGGATGCCAAAGTGCGCGCGCGCTACGCTCCCCAATACCGTAATGGTCAGGATATCGGACAGGTTCCCCGGGGCGTGCACGTGTTGGATCTGTTCGGGTTGTCCGAGGCATCCCTTCGCACCACGCTACCGGCAGCATATCAGCACGTATATACCCACGTTAGACCGGGGCGCCTACTAGAAAGGAATCAAAGGCTTCGCGACGAGTGGTGGCTGTTCGAAGCTAACCGCCCGCAGCTCCGTGAAGCGATCAAGGGACTCAAGCGTTACATTGTAACGGTTGAAAACTCGCCGGTCAGGGTGTTTGTGTTCCTTGATAGCGACGTCCTGCCGGATCAGAAGCTCCGCGTAATCGCGACCGCGGATGCATTCGTTCTCGGTGTTCTTTCGTCTCGGCCTCATGCTATATTCGCCAATCGGCTTGGCGGTAGGCAGGGGGTGGGGAATACGCCCGTTTACAACACGCGCTGCTTTAGAAAGTTTCCGTTTCCTACGCCTACAGATAAGACGATGCGCTGCATAAAGGATTTGGGCGAGTCGTTGGATGCGCATCGGAAGCAACAGCAAGCGGCGCACCCCGCATTAGCGCTGACCGACATGTACAACGTCCTCGAGAAGCTCCGCAGCGGCGAAGCTCTCACCGACAAGGAGCGAGCCATTCACGACAAGGGCCTCGTCTCCGTCCTGAAGCAGCTCCACGACGACCTCGACGCCGCCGTCTTCGAAGCCTACGGCTGGCCCTCGGACCTCACCGACGAGCAGATCCTCGAAAAACTCGTCGCCCTGAACGCCGAGCGCGCCGCCGAGGAAACTCGCGGGCTCGTCCGCTGGCTCCGCCCCGCGTTCCAGAACCCGAGCGGCACGAAGGCCGCCACGCAGACCACGATCGCCACCGTTGAGGAGGCGACCGACGAGGAGGAGACCCCGGCCGCCGCAAGCCCGAAGGTAAAACCCTGGCCGAAGAAGCTGCCCGAGCAGATCGCCGCGGTCCGGGATCGCGTCGGCGCGCTCCGCGGCGCCTTCACCGCGGACGACGTCGCCGCCGGCTTCAAGGGCGCGAAGAAGGCCGACGTGGCCGATCTGCTCGATGGCCTCGCCGCACTCGGCGTCGTCGTCGCCATGGAACGTGGCAAGCGGTGGAAGGTCACGCGCCTCCGCGCGGTATCCTGA